The nucleotide sequence GATCGCATCGCTCAGCTGTTGTTGGTCCCGTTCGTCGCTGCCGAGCCGCTGGAAGTCGAGGAGCTCGACGCGGGCGAGCGGGGCGAGCGCGGGTTCGGATCGACCGGTGTCCGCCCCCGCGCACGCACACTGGCTTAGTCGGCGCGCACCCGGGCGCCCGCCGCGCGTCTTCAGGCGGTAGCTGGCCGGCCGATATCGAGGACGTGGAGGTCCCAAGCCCCGCCACGCGCGGCCGGCTGCCGCGCGGTCTCTACCCACCCTCAGCAGCTGCGAACCGACCGCGCCGCCTCGGGGAAGCCGTGGTGGCGCTCGGTTTGGCCGACGAGGCGACGGTTCGTAAATGCGTAGAGCGCGCACAAGCGGAGCGGCGACCGCTCGGGGCGGTGCTGCTCGAGGAGGGGGTGGTCGACGAGCGTGGTCTCGCCCGGGCGCTCGCCGAACGCAACCGCTTGCCGTACGTCGACTTCAACGAGTTCGACGTCGACTGGGGGGCGGCGAACCTCATCGACGCCGCTCACGCACGACGGATGCGGGCCGTGCCGATCGCCTTCTGGGATGAAGGGACGCTGTTGGTCGCGGTCGCCGATCCGGCCAATCTGCCGGCGCTCGACGAGATCGAGCTGACCACCGGTCTGCGGACCAAGCGGGCGATCGCCGCCGCTGGCGAGATCGACGCTTTGCTCGCGCAGCTTTCGAGCGCGGAGAGCGCAGTCGCGGAGATTGAGAGCGATGAAAGCAGGGATCGCGAAGAGCTGGGCGAGGTCATCGAACTGCGCGACTCGGCGGCCGAGGCGCCGGTGGTGCGGCTGGTCAACTCCGTGATCACGGACGCGGTCGAGCGAGGAGCGTCCGACGTGCACTTCGAGCCGAGCGGCGGCGACATGCGCGTGCGCCTGCGCATCGATGGGGTCGTGCGCGACTCCACGACGATCCCGCGAGCGCTTGTGCCGGGTGTGATCTCGCGCTTGAAGATCATGGCGGAACTCGATATCTCCGAACGCCGCCTTCCGCAAGACGGTCGTATCAGCTTGTCGGTCGGCGGGCGGCAGGTCGACCTGCGCGTCGCCACCTTGCCGGTCGCCCGTGGGGAGGCCGTCGTGCTGCGTGTGCTGGATCAGCGACGAGCGCTCGTCGAGCTCGATCAGTTGGGGCTAGCCGAGGAAGACCGCGAGAGCCTCGAACGGGCTCTGCGACTGGGACACGGGGCAATCCTCGCAACCGGGCCGACCGGGTCGGGGAAGACAACCACTCTCTATGCAGCACTCAACTTGCTCAACCAACCGGAGCGGACGATTGTCACGATCGAAGACCCGGTCGAGTACGAGATCGACGGCATCAAGCAGGTTCCGGTGAACCTCAAGGCCGGCCTCACCTTCGCGCGCGGACTGCGCGCGATTGTGCGCGCGGATCCCGATGTTGTGATGGTTGGCGAGATTCGCGACCGTGAGACCGCGCACATCGCGATCGAGGCGGCTCTCACCGGCCACTTGGTGCTGTCGACTCTCCACGCCAACGATGCTGCGACCGCGGCCGCGCGCTTGATCGAGATGGGGATCGAACCGTTCTTGGTCGCCTCGAGTCTGGAGTGCGTGGTCGCCCAGCGTCTGGTGCGCCGGCTCTGCGACTGCAAGCAGCCGCTGCGCCTTACGCGCAAGGTGTTGCGGGAAAACGGCTTTGGGCAGGTCGGCCCGATCGACGCCTACGGTCCGGGGAGTTGTGTTCGCTGCGGCGGGACGGGCTACC is from Thermoleophilum album and encodes:
- a CDS encoding GspE/PulE family protein, with amino-acid sequence MEVPSPATRGRLPRGLYPPSAAANRPRRLGEAVVALGLADEATVRKCVERAQAERRPLGAVLLEEGVVDERGLARALAERNRLPYVDFNEFDVDWGAANLIDAAHARRMRAVPIAFWDEGTLLVAVADPANLPALDEIELTTGLRTKRAIAAAGEIDALLAQLSSAESAVAEIESDESRDREELGEVIELRDSAAEAPVVRLVNSVITDAVERGASDVHFEPSGGDMRVRLRIDGVVRDSTTIPRALVPGVISRLKIMAELDISERRLPQDGRISLSVGGRQVDLRVATLPVARGEAVVLRVLDQRRALVELDQLGLAEEDRESLERALRLGHGAILATGPTGSGKTTTLYAALNLLNQPERTIVTIEDPVEYEIDGIKQVPVNLKAGLTFARGLRAIVRADPDVVMVGEIRDRETAHIAIEAALTGHLVLSTLHANDAATAAARLIEMGIEPFLVASSLECVVAQRLVRRLCDCKQPLRLTRKVLRENGFGQVGPIDAYGPGSCVRCGGTGYRGRVGLFELLRFDDDLRALVLERASADRLRRAGRARGMRTLRDDALAKVRDGTTSLEEALRALGSA